In the Euphorbia lathyris chromosome 5, ddEupLath1.1, whole genome shotgun sequence genome, one interval contains:
- the LOC136229741 gene encoding uncharacterized protein, with product MGIRAFFLSSLLCLPKEQNESQLKVQRREDVQENNSNNTKNTFLLIFSKPSSFSSNKGDVHSHFFSSVYTRSYKVENVNSLLEVEVPLELDKSSITWLLMHISISAMLLQLHAI from the exons ATGG GAATTCgtgccttcttcctttcttccctTCTCTGTCTACCAAAGGAGCAGAATGAATCCCAATTGAAAGTCCAAAGGAGAGAAGATGTGCAAGAAAACAACAGCAACAACACCAAAAACACTTTTCTTCTCATCTTCTCAAAACCAAGCTCATTCTCTTCTAACAAG GGAGATGTTCACAGTCATTTCTTTTCCAGTGTTTATACCAGATCTTATAAG GTTGAAAATGTGAATTCTCTGCTCGAGGTTGAG GTGCCACTGGAGTTGGATAAATCGTCAATTACATGGCTGTTGATGCATATCAGCATCTCTGCCATGCTGCTACAGCTACACGCTATATAG
- the LOC136230588 gene encoding cytochrome P450 CYP82J17-like has protein sequence MDASSILNTISFSAVILTVLLLVLTKIWRAAPYNKSNVKFVPAAAGGLPIIGHLHHLGGKKPLAITISEMADKYGAVFSLRLGLHPTVIISDHKAMKECFTINDKILAYRPPSSQAQIIGYNYAAFGFSPYGSYWRNMRKLATIELLSSQRIKLLNNVQVSEVNHLVKDIYLECNNRTSEKINMSERIENMVLNMVTRMVASKRFIDCGGEDEKVHPLKQIMRDFVFVPGDLIPFIGWLDVKGVVKTMKRVTEEVDSIVESWIEEHKLKKNENEDRKDFIDVMLSVIEDDDSLGLKKETIIKATITAIVIAASDTTAITTIWALCNLLNNRNAMERAQEELDQKIGKNRCVQVDDIEKLEYLRAVVKETLRLYPAAPLGVPRQAAEDCYISEYFIPKGTRLFTNFWKLHRDPNIWSNPDEFIPERFLTKQSYLDVSGQNFEYLPFSGGRRSCPGTNLAMQIIHLSLARLIQAFDITTPGNEAVDMTEGEGIILPKKAPLQVVLTPRLAHPLYDQD, from the exons ATGGATGCTTCTTCAATTTTGAATACCATTTCATTTTCAGCCGTTATACTTACAGTTCTACTACTTGTACTAACTAAGATATGGAGAGCAGCACCTTATAACAAGAGCAACGTCAAGTTCGTGCCAGCAGCAGCAGGAGGGCTGCCAATCATCGGCCATCTACATCATCTTGGTGGCAAGAAACCACTTGCAATAACCATATCCGAAATGGCTGACAAATACGGCGCCGTCTTCTCCTTGAGGCTTGGATTGCACCCTACAGTTATAATTTCCGATCACAAGGCGATGAAGGAATGTTTCACAATCAATGACAAGATCCTCGCATATCGACCGCCATCAAGTCAAGCTCAGATAATCGGCTACAACTATGCAGCATTTGGCTTTTCCCCATACGGTTCCTATTGGCGCAATATGAGAAAGCTAGCTACTATAGAGCTCCTTTCTAGTCAGAGGATCAAGTTGTTGAATAATGTTCAAGTATCAGAGGTGAACCATTTGGTCAAAGATATATATCTGGAATGCAACAACCGTACTAGTGAAAAGATTAATATGAGTGAACGTATTGAAAACATGGTTCTTAATATGGTTACGAGAATGGTAGCAAGTAAGAGATTCATCGATTGTGGCGGAGAAGATGAAAAGGTGCATCCTCTTAAACAAATTATGAGAGACTTTGTGTTTGTTCCTGGGGATTTAATTCCGTTTATTGGATGGTTGGATGTCAAAGGAGTAGTGAAGACAATGAAGAGAGTGACAGAGGAAGTGGATTCAATTGTAGAGAGTTGGATAGAAGAGCATAAgttgaagaaaaatgaaaatgaagataGAAAAGACTTCATCGATGTTATGTTATCTGTGATCGAGGATGATGATTCCTTGGGGCTTAAAAAAGAAACCATAATCAAAGCAACAATTACG GCAATTGTTATTGCAGCCTCAGACACCACAGCAATCACTACAATATGGGCATTATGCAACTTGTTGAACAACAGAAATGCAATGGAGAGAGCTCAAGAAGAACTAGACCAGAAAATTGGAAAGAATAGATGCGTACAAGTTGATGATATTGAGAAACTGGAGTACCTGAGGGCTGTGGTTAAGGAAACACTGCGATTATACCCTGCTGCTCCTTTAGGAGTTCCTCGCCAGGCAGCTGAAGATTGCTACATATCCGAATACTTTATTCCCAAAGGAACTCGTCTCTTTACAAATTTTTGGAAATTGCACAGAGACCCCAATATTTGGTCCAATCCTGATGAATTCATACCTGAAAGATTTTTGACAAAGCAATCGTATTTGGATGTTTCAGGGCAGAATTTCGAGTACTTACCGTTTAGTGGAGGGAGACGGTCTTGTCCAGGGACCAACTTGGCAATGCAGATTATACACTTGAGTCTAGCAAGGTTGATTCAGGCATTTGACATTACAACTCCAGGAAATGAAGCTGTGGATATGACAGAAGGCGAAGGTATAATCCTGCCAAAGAAAGCTCCACTTCAAGTTGTTCTCACGCCACGCCTTGCTCATCCACTTTATGATCAAGATTAA